A stretch of DNA from Agelaius phoeniceus isolate bAgePho1 chromosome 4, bAgePho1.hap1, whole genome shotgun sequence:
ttcttaaaCATATATGTATTTtctattattatatatttatatttgtatgttattattagtttttttaattgtcggtttggggtttttttaacattgaAGTGCCATTACAGCTGGGTCTTCTTAAGTGGAGTAGCTGATTACAAGTCCTGAATGTAGGCAAAAAGATGCTTGTTAAGAATTGCCCTGGTTTCAGCTGTAATATAAATcactttcttctttaaaaagtaTAAAATCTAAAAAGATTAAAATTCTGTCTTCATTTCATGCAGTAGTAAGAGAGTATCTTTGATTGTTACTGCAATTACTTGTCACTGTTATCTTCGCGTGGTTATTTTGTTTAAGGATGAAAGGTGTTTACTGATGTTGAGCGAGCCATTAACAAGATGCCTTTTCCCTCACAGGTGTTTCCTACCCCTACAAGTGTTAAATTACAGTGGTAACGAATACGTTTGATGCCTGTGCTGGTATTAAACCATAGAAAGTGATTAATTTGTGTAATACCCATTGAGGTATTGAATTTTACAGTGGCAATGTGTATTAATTCCTGTACTTTATTAATATGTATTAATTCCTGTACAGATATTAAATTTTACCGTGATAATTAATAAGTCTAATACTTGTTCAGGAGTCGAGTTACTAGGGATAAGTAACAACAGaggtgagggagggagggagtgtTACCTGCCACTGTGCCCAACCAGTTCTCCTTTTCTTTAGCTAGCTGGAAAACCTGCAGCCTGAGATTAAGGAGCTTGCCCAGCGCCTTCGCTATGAAGTTTCAGTGCGTGGAAAGCAGCTGGGGTGGTCTGAAAAGGTGGCCAGGTATGAGGGGGATTGCCCACACCTCCTGAATCCATTCTGGAGTGGGgtgtggcaggaaggaagatCCCACAAACAGCGTTATGGCAGCAAGGTTCTGCCGCGGCCCACAGCTTAGATTTTCTTTCCCCGCctgtgatttatttatttattctgttgCCTTTCAGCCATTGTCCATGTCAAAGCTCAGACTTGTGCTTTCCTCTCCCAAAGGTCCCACTTTGCCCGGAACATGCGGAGGATTGTCACGGAGCTGTACATCCGGGACAACTGCCACCCCttcaaggccaccctgctgctgtgggtgcaggTGCCCATGTGGGTGTGCGTGTCCCTGGCTCTGCGCAACTGCAGCATCGGTGCCCTGGGCTCTGAAGGTGGGGAAATGCACTTGtggagggttttggggtcagAAAAAGGGTGTTGTCCCACAAATAGGTGCTGTACCTGGACACAAATCTTCTCTCACTGTCACCTCTTATCCACTTGCTGCCTTCACAGGCACCTTGTTGGTTAAAGAGCCCAATGTCCCAAGCTTGGTGTACAAGCTGATATAAAAATCAGTCAGCTACTCAGGTTTTAAACCTAATATAGTTTAaacttaattaattaattaatatcaATAATAAgtaataaatatttgaaattagTTCTAAACTTAATGTAGTCTGACAATCCTGTTTAGCAAATCCTATTACACGTGCCACACTACACTCACTGttaatctgtttttcttctctttccattCTCTTTCCATGTGAAATACTGTAGACAAGGTGAATGTGTAAGAgtcttttaaatttaaaaagaaatatactGATTTTTTAGACAAGAGTTTATACTTTGTTCTTTTAAGCAAAGATATGGCTAGTTATACAGCTACTAAGAAGAATATAATTTTCTCAAAATCAGGAAATAAACGCTGTAGGTTACTGCATTCCTATTTCCTCACTGACTTGTAAAGTATTTGAGATTGAAGTATTTTTTATTGCAGATTTACCTGTCTGTGGCTGTCATGAGCTAAGCCAGATCTCAGCTTGTATCTCTCACTTTTCTTACTTATATTGGTAGTAGAGCGTTAGACCAAAGATTTCGGCTTTAATTGTACTTACCATGTGGATAAAACATACCTAGAAACTTTGGTCTCTGATTTAACATATGGTACAGTTCTGGCTCACTTGAGACAGCAAATTATACTGAGTTCTGtattttcttcaattttttccCTGTAGTGCAAGAACAGTTTTCCTCGGGAGGAGCACTGTGGTTCACAGACCTCACAACACCTGATTCCACATGGATTTTGCCAGTGTTCCTGGGGCTGGTGAATTTGCTGGTGGTGGAGGTATGTTGGTGGGATAAACGAGCAGCAGTGACTGCAGAGGGCTAACACGTAAAGGTGGCTGCAGATTATCACTGCTTCAAATGCACTGGGCAGAAGTGAAACACAATCTCTTTGCTCTGTGTATTTTAATGTGTTAGGTGTTTTAGTTCAGAGGCCTCCAGGTCGGATGGGACATGTCTCAGATCTATTTGAGCTTCAGTAATATTAGTCTTGACTGCAGTTTCTTTTAGAATGCTGCTCTGATGAGATTTCTGGGTGTTAATCCTCACTACAGCCATTTCAAAAAGAGTTTGTTTGTAACTGTGAGTTTCTCCCCTTTCAGATCTTTGCTTCCCAAACAAAAATGCCAATTTCACGGATCCAGAGGCTTGTCACCAACTTCTTCCGTGCGGTGTCCGTGGTGATGATCCCTATTGCTGCCACAGTGCCTTCTGTAAGTACCCAGGTGACCTTTGGGATGTCACCTGTGCCTGGGCTGTTCTGGTGCTTCAAGGACAGCCCAAAGGCCTCACGTGTTTCatgtctctgctgctgtgtgctTAAGAAAAGTCACATATTCTGTGTGTATGCTTAAATCTCGTTGCCTTTGGGATGTTTTTGTTCAAGGAGGAAGACTTTGCAAACTTGAAAGGTGTTAATGTCCATGTAGCCTGCAAAAGGAGAGGAAAGCTTTTTGTCAAGACACACAGGCGAATATTTGTTCACTGGAAACCAGTGTAGTTCTTAAATTAGGAAATTTTCCACATCTTCCTTTCTTCAAACGCTTATCATTTTTACCAGGTTTTCTACTGCAGAGTGTTCTTAGTAAAAATAAAGTGTCTGGTTGTTTGGCTCAATTATAGtttcaaacacagaaattgAAGGAAGCTTAATATGAATTATTTTAAGAGCTGTCAAGTGTCAGTGTAGATGGCACTTTTCCCCAGAGGAGTGCAGAGACAGACAGTTACATTTCACATGGAAGCCATTATTGCAGATGAGAGCAGGAGGAGTGGTTTAGGTGAGTTATTTTAATCAATCCCTGGGAGTAGCCCACAGCTGTGGTTCAGGAGGAGCTGCCTGAAGCTGGTGCTTTGCTTGCCTCCAGGGAGCTGACGTGTGCTTGTGTTATTGCAGTCCATGGCGCTGTACTGGCTGTCCTCGAGCCTGGTGGGGCTGTCCCACAACCTCCTGCTGCGCTCTCCTGCCTTCCGCCGCCTGTGCCGCATCCCCAGGACCCCGTCCCACTCGGACACGCCCTACAGGGACAtgctggctgccttggccaCCAAGTACAGCTTCAGGAaacagcacctctgagctccaggaggagctgcatcAGCAGTGAATTCATGCTGTTCTAGTGAGATGTACTTATTTGctgtatatttattttccaaataaaatgcTGGCTGGCCACGAGGAAGGATTGGTCAGCAAAAATGTGTCTTTACTGGTAAGCTTTGTTTCAAGGGAGTCCTTTTGTAGCTGCAGTAGTCCAGAAATCCAGGTTGGTCTCCTGAATTATCATAAGAAATTGGCCAAGTGAGTGTTAAATAAAGCTGAGACTCATGTACAGTGCCTCTCTTATAATCTTAAATCCTAAAGGCGaaaaggtttgggttttttttgttaaaatgatCATGAATTAATTATTTACCTTAACTTTTTTCAAGATTCCAAGCTACTACTGTGATGTAAACTAACAAAAATTCAGAAGCAGAAATTTTTAATGCAGACTTGTAAACATTTATTTGAGTTGTTGTGATAACCTAGTGGAACTTGACAGATAGGGCTGACTAAAACCAACAGTTTAGAAGAAAAAGTGCAGATGTCATTGGACTCACAACACTGCACTTTACCTGTAGGGATGTTTCACTGAGGTCTTCCACTGTTTTCACTGTTAGGAGTCTCACAACATCAGTGATAGTTATGTCTGAATGCTGCCAGGATGTTTTTGTACCAAAAAAACTTCCCAAAACAGGTGTGAAACTGAAGGCAAAGCAGCCAAAAACATCTCATCTAATGGTGTCTAACAATTCAAAACCCACAGGTAAGGAGATGAGAAGGTATGTGATAAAGCCCTTTCCAGGTCTGCATTACAGGTAAGATAATGTTCTAGATTTTTAAAGGGTCTTAGAGGTTTCTCTGAATGAATATTGTCATTTTGTCTCATCTGAAGGTGTTGAGAAAAGACTGTGGAAAGGGGAGTGAGTTTTTGTCTGGCAAGCTGGTGGTAGagggagctggtgctccatgcaGTGCTAAGGGAAGTCAGCTCTCCTCACTCAGCAGTCTCACCTGAGAGGGGCTCACATTCCCAGCCTGGGAACAGGGCAGGCTGGCAACAGCTACGTCTTGTgtcaagtaaaaaaataaaattatattttttggGAAACATAAAGAGGGCTGTGAAActggtcactgaaaaaaatgccTCACAGCTCTGTCGGGACCCCATATGTTCAATGCAGGAAGCTGGCTTTGCTAGATTTGCAGTTCTCCATTTGTTTACGTTTGTTTTACACCATTTTAACCTTATAAAATTACACTCAAGACCTGCCAATGCGAGATAAAAGAGAATAAGGTTTCTCCAGTGAGTGTATTTGGTGGTGGATTTATCACAGCATTATTTTAGGTCTGGAAGAGGGTTGTTGCAATACTGCATGGACTTAGGAGGGACCCTAAGCTTAAGGAACTGAAGTCAGGCAATCCAGATTCCCTGAATGGGTTCTGTTCAGAAGTGCTGAAATATCCTGGCTGGGTGATACTTGTTTCATCCTCTGTCCTGAAGATACAGTGTGAACTTGGAGAACTTGATGCTTGTTGTCTTTGTGGTTGTGCCATGCAAAAAGACATTGTTTACACAAAAGCTTACCTCTGTTCCCAGCCATAGTAATGACTCTGTTCCAATACATTGTCTGGACTAAAATCCTTGTCTCAGTGTTAGATGCTCTTTCTAGGAAAGAGGATCGGAGATTTGCTGTTTGCCTTTTTATGGTAATGCCGTTTTTCTGTTGTCAATCCATGTCGATGAGACAAAGATGGAGCAAAGATACATTTAATGATGTGTGTCAGGTCAAATGAATGCTCCTTGACTGAGGAAGGGCTAAGGGAGGTTTCTGGAGAAGAAATCAGAAAAACCTGTTGCTGTGTTCTCTCAGAAACCCAGCTGAAGTGTCTTAAAAAAGCCTGTACAATATATTCTTTGTGAATGACCCTTTATTATTTAAGTAATGTGGTTTATAGCTCTGTTTTAACTGTGTCTCCACCTCTCCTGTTTGCTTCCTGTTCTGGCTTTGCTGAAAACAAAGAGATTGTAAGCAAATGAGAAAAACCCAGTAGTGAAAAATAATTGTGGTTTTAGAAAGGAGGGCAGTTTCCTTCCTAGCCCCCCTCTGATTATTGGCCTGAAACACTGTAAGTGAGATGAGCTGGCCCCTGTCCCATTGAGGAATGAGATATCAGTATGATCCAACAACTTTTACAGGCACGTGGAGGGGATGCTGCTGTCTGCCAGAGAATTTGACACCTTGCCAGTCCACCTGGTGGTTCTTTGGGGTTGTTTTAGTGGGGAATCCAAACTCCTCATCCAAAGCTCAGTTACTAGGATGGATTCCTTGAAGTGcaagaatttgttttcctggaCTGAGTGTCATTTCTGGCATGGTTCCATGATTTCTGGAAAGTAAAAATCTTCAAAGTACTGTTTAGTGCACTGCTGTACACACGGgggtgctcctgctcctgtcagCTGCAGGGTTGCTGGGTTCTGAAATCCAGGACAGGCAGTCAAGCATTAGACTAaaacttttttcctcctctgtcttTCATCTTGGTGCTGTTTCAGAGCTTAATCAGGCTGTCCTTCACAGTGTACACTGCTTTTCCACCTCACCGCTGTGCCCCTTTGAAGTAACCCAGTGCTCAACACTGCTGAGTTGAAAATAATGGGAAGAATTTCTTGCTGCTCCCTCTTTGTGGCTGAGGATGCCCAAGGGAAGCAGGCAGATGTCTGGAACAATCTCTGGTTGTCTTTGCAAAGCCCTCCAAAGTTTGTGCAGCCGTGTggccagctgccagcaggatCCCTTTTTCACTTGGTGTTATTAACCTACCTATATTTAATTAATCTGACTGCTTTCTAATGGTAAATAAGGTATTTGCCATTCCTTTGAAGCTCAGCATAGTGCTAAAAagcaacagcagctgctgctttcctgagTGAGGTGTTCTGTTCTATTTTCTGAGTTTCAGGGATCACAGAAAAATTGAGAATGAGGGATTAGTGCTTCACATCAGTGGTGCCTCGATGATTTTGATCCCTTTTTGCTGCACAAAACTGTGGTTATGGGCTTTGGGTTTGGGTAGGGATGTTTGAAGAAGCCTGTGTAAATTAGGTTCATCATTAAGGTGAGTGCACACATCCCCATGTTCCTTTATTTAAGGAGTTGAGGTCTGTGGATTCATTTGTCAAGATACCTATTCATAATTTGATTGCCTTAATTAACTTTGCAGTTGGAGTAATAGTAAGTAACTTTTTTTAGCCTGTTTTACTTAGTATAATCCCCTGCTTTTGTTTGAAAGTGGAAGAGACCACTACTGCCTTATTTGTAGGGACTGGGCTTCTGGAGGAAATCTTCCAGCTCCCATACTCAAATCCCTCATGAAAATAAGAGGGATtgtgctgtgtgctctgagACTTAATATTACCTGGCCTTTTCAGGCCTGGAGAGAGGTAGGGAGAGCATTTCCCTATGCCAAGTaccctgccttccttcctgcagggCAGTCACACTCCTGCGTTCTCACTTGAGCAGTAGAAAGGTGGTTTTGGTACTTGCTACTGAGAACAGCAGAGAATTTGGGATGCTGTCACAAGATTGACTTTGGCTTTAGGAGTCCAAGGCTCAAATGTGTGaaatggaggggacagagaggtTGGAAAGCCACTTGGAATATCAGTGGCTACCACACAGGCAGTAATGGGAAGAATGTTAATTGGAAACAAATGCCAGCCTTCAACATCATCCATTCCTGAGGAAAATGGCCCTGTGGA
This window harbors:
- the COX18 gene encoding cytochrome c oxidase assembly protein COX18, mitochondrial isoform X1, with translation MWREVSRPGAAGFRPSAGHAVRRRPPRALSRQGAGRGGACAAAEGAEPVGMWRLARAGVRTPPALAALAAAGAGPGGHGGTEGWYEWAARSPPVHWAEGGLAALQEATGLPCWAAIAGGAALLRTAVTLPLAAQQGRLLAKLENLQPEIKELAQRLRYEVSVRGKQLGWSEKVARSHFARNMRRIVTELYIRDNCHPFKATLLLWVQVPMWVCVSLALRNCSIGALGSEVQEQFSSGGALWFTDLTTPDSTWILPVFLGLVNLLVVEIFASQTKMPISRIQRLVTNFFRAVSVVMIPIAATVPSSMALYWLSSSLVGLSHNLLLRSPAFRRLCRIPRTPSHSDTPYRDMLAALATKYSFRKQHL
- the COX18 gene encoding cytochrome c oxidase assembly protein COX18, mitochondrial isoform X2, with the protein product MRRIVTELYIRDNCHPFKATLLLWVQVPMWVCVSLALRNCSIGALGSEVQEQFSSGGALWFTDLTTPDSTWILPVFLGLVNLLVVEIFASQTKMPISRIQRLVTNFFRAVSVVMIPIAATVPSSMALYWLSSSLVGLSHNLLLRSPAFRRLCRIPRTPSHSDTPYRDMLAALATKYSFRKQHL